In the genome of Hydrogenispora ethanolica, the window CCGCGATGGCTTTCAACACCATGTCGGGAGTGGTCCGGTACAACATGACCGCGCCGACTCGAACGCGCGGCCCCTGGGTACATTGGTTATAACAGGACACGTAGCTGATATCGAGGCGGCTTTTCAACGATTCCGCCATGTTTTCCAGACATTCGACGATCTGCGTTCCGCCCATCAGACAGCAGGATGTGCCAACGCAAATTTCCACCGCTAATTTTGGCTCCATCTTTCCACACCCCTCATGTTGAGTCTGGGAAGTC includes:
- a CDS encoding NAD(P)H-dependent oxidoreductase subunit E yields the protein MEPKLAVEICVGTSCCLMGGTQIVECLENMAESLKSRLDISYVSCYNQCTQGPRVRVGAVMLYRTTPDMVLKAIAEQLEKPERGKE